Proteins encoded by one window of Carettochelys insculpta isolate YL-2023 chromosome 10, ASM3395843v1, whole genome shotgun sequence:
- the ANAPC13 gene encoding anaphase-promoting complex subunit 13, translating into MDSEVQRDGRILDLIDDAWREDRLPYEDVAIPLNELPEPEQDNGGTTESVKEQEMKWTDLALQYLHENVPQIGN; encoded by the exons ATGGACAGTGAGGTGCaaagggatggaagaatcctggATTTGATTGATGATGCATGGAGAGAAGATAGATTACCATATGAGGACGTAGCAATACCATTG AATGAACTTCCTGAACCAGAGCAAGACAATGGTGGCACAACAGAGTCTGTAAAAGAACAAGAAATGAAATGGACAGACTTGGCTTTGCAGTATCTGCATGAAAATGTTCCCCAAATAGGAAATTAG